One window from the genome of Oryza glaberrima chromosome 3, OglaRS2, whole genome shotgun sequence encodes:
- the LOC127767747 gene encoding uncharacterized protein LOC127767747, translating into MSRGRSRLSWLWRAPARALGRARDMYVRGMTGCARCVPADAAFGYPVFVPSSAAASMRSNSFGSDSRFGGGADDDLRELIRAASQRRAAEQEREARAVARSQSMASGISMARIDEDAPCEEFGGAGVMHFPRSQSCVGGVGGRIAHCHRKVAALA; encoded by the coding sequence ATGAGCAGGGGGAGGAGCAGGCTGAGCTGGCTGTggagggcgccggcgagggcgctGGGGAGGGCGCGGGACATGTACGTGCGGGGGATGACGGGGTGCGCGCGCTGCGTGCCGGCGGACGCCGCGTTCGGCTACCCGGTGTTCgtgccgtcctccgccgccgcctcgatgaGGAGCAACAGCTTCGGGTCGGACTCgcggttcggcggcggcgccgacgacgacctccgGGAGCTGATCCGCGCGGCGTCGCAGAGGCGCGCCGCGGAGCAGGAGCGGGAGGCGCGGGCCGTGGCCAGGAGCCAGAGCATGGCGTCGGGGATCTCCATGGCGCGGATCGACGAGGACGCGCCGTGCGAGGAgttcggcggcgccggcgtgatgCACTTCCCCAGGAGCCAGAgctgcgtcggcggcgtcggcgggaggatCGCTCACTGTCACAGGAAGGTGGCGGCCTTGGCCTGA
- the LOC127767748 gene encoding homeobox-leucine zipper protein HOX9-like isoform X1 produces the protein MAASDRPPAQDCRGEGGNFGGGGGRRGGWRQRWRCPMRSGSGSDGGGYDKAGMDSGKYVQYTPGQVEALERVYAECPKPRFSRRQQLLCELSILANIEPKQKIKVWFPKQKVSKSMQGYTIKLVCLLCVWL, from the exons ATGGCGGCGTCGGACCGGCCGCCTGCGCAGGACTGCC GTGGCGAAGGGGGAAactttggtggtggtggtggccggagaggaggatggcggcagcggtggcgatgCCCGAtgcggagcggcagcggcagtgaCGGCGGCGGGTACGACAAGGCCGGGATGGACTCCGGCAAGTACGTGCAGTACACGCCGGGTCAGGTGGAGGCGCTGGAGCGGGTGTACGCCGAGTGCCCCAAGCCCAGATTCTCTCGCCGCCAGCAGTTACTCTGCGAGTTATCCATCCTCGCCAACATCGAGCCCAAGCAGAAGATCAAGGTCTGGTTCCCAAAACAGAAGGTGAGCAAAAGCATGCAGGGATATACTATCAAACTGGTTTGCCTTTTGTGTGTCTGGCTGTGA
- the LOC127767748 gene encoding homeobox-leucine zipper protein HOX9-like isoform X2, whose translation MSGGEGGNFGGGGGRRGGWRQRWRCPMRSGSGSDGGGYDKAGMDSGKYVQYTPGQVEALERVYAECPKPRFSRRQQLLCELSILANIEPKQKIKVWFPKQKVSKSMQGYTIKLVCLLCVWL comes from the exons ATGTCAG GTGGCGAAGGGGGAAactttggtggtggtggtggccggagaggaggatggcggcagcggtggcgatgCCCGAtgcggagcggcagcggcagtgaCGGCGGCGGGTACGACAAGGCCGGGATGGACTCCGGCAAGTACGTGCAGTACACGCCGGGTCAGGTGGAGGCGCTGGAGCGGGTGTACGCCGAGTGCCCCAAGCCCAGATTCTCTCGCCGCCAGCAGTTACTCTGCGAGTTATCCATCCTCGCCAACATCGAGCCCAAGCAGAAGATCAAGGTCTGGTTCCCAAAACAGAAGGTGAGCAAAAGCATGCAGGGATATACTATCAAACTGGTTTGCCTTTTGTGTGTCTGGCTGTGA
- the LOC127765438 gene encoding protein PHLOEM PROTEIN 2-LIKE A10 yields the protein MDSRLVAFSHRRRRWILLAAGGAAAAFGAYKIYHHPAVAARRRRLARLAGAVAAFLDAAAASADAAALVASDLSDFVRSGSDELPRSVTQLAKLAASPEVSATVAAISEAITAGILRGVGSDSGPGSGGGVALSDRLVDRLFSESGERLAAAIAGSFARHLVAAIYSAPSTPGETSSPMKWVNLIATGKGQKAISNWVEVFVSTAVGVFVDKTIHINTYDQLFQGLTNASHDAKVKELLVSVCNGAVETMVKTTHHVMSNANYKSVGSGSNGAGEGWVETVSSTLAVPSNRKFMLDVTGRVTFETVRSFLEFALWKMHAGAKKGGNTVMDSGLRAMQYMTDKSMVIATICITLCLHVLNGTRLLVTA from the coding sequence atggacagcCGCCTCGTGGCcttctcccaccgccgccggcgctggatCCTCCTcgcggcgggcggggcggcggcggcgttcggggCGTACAAGATCTACCACCACCCGGCCGtggcggcccgccgccgccgcctcgcgcggcTGGCCGGCGCGGTCGCGGccttcctcgacgccgccgcggcctccgccgacgcggcggccctGGTGGCCTCCGACCTCTCCGACTTCGTCCGCTCCGGCTCGGACGAGCTCCCCCGCAGCGTCACGCAGCTGGCCAAGCTCGCCGCGTCCCCCGAGGTCTCCGCGACCGTCGCCGCGATCTCGGAGGCCATCACCGCCGGGATACTCCGCGGAGTCGGATCCGACTCCGGGCCCGgctccggcggtggcgtggccCTCTCCGATCGCCTCGTCGACAGGCTCTTCTCGGAGTCCGGGGAGCGCCTTGCGGCTGCCATCGCCGGGAGCTTCGCCCGCCATCTCGTAGCTGCTATCTACTCCGCCCCATCGACTCCCGGGGAGACCTCCTCGCCGATGAAGTGGGTCAACTTGATTGCCACTGGAAAGGGCCAGAAGGCGATTAGTAATTGGGTTGAGGTGTTCGTGAGCACAGCCGTGGGGGTGTTTGTTGACAAGACAATCCACATCAATACCTATGATCAGCTATTCCAAGGCCTTACCAATGCAAGCCATGATGCTAAGGTTAAAGAATTGCTTGTTTCGGTATGCAACGGGGCAGTGGAGACTATGGTGAAGACCACTCACCATGTTATGTCCAATGCCAATTATAAATCGGTTGGCAGTGGCAGCAATGGTGCTGGGGAAGGGTGGGTCGAGACAGTGTCGAGCACATTGGCAGTTCCAAGCAACAGGAAGTTTATGCTTGATGTTACTGGTAGAGTTACATTTGAGACAGTGAGGTCGTTCCTTGAGTTCGCACTGTGGAAAATGCACGCTGGGGCGAAGAAGGGTGGCAACACAGTGATGGATAGCGGACTGCGCGCAATGCAGTACATGACTGATAAGTCTATGGTTATCGCCACAATATGCATTACACTTTGTTTGCATGTTTTGAATGGCACTCGGCTCCTGGTAACAGCTTGA
- the LOC127768339 gene encoding ocs element-binding factor 1-like: MLSVQEALDFDLDAMTSGFGFTPWAADTCPTLEQLMASSASPSPSSSLDDNAAAAEEENGEVEEEEERRRQRRKVSNRLSARRSRARKQQRLEELRGESARLRAENRELAARLHAVARHGLAARCQNARLRAEAAALARRLLALQRLARGRHMMITASPPPPPPTAPGAAAVLASLMA, translated from the coding sequence ATGCTGTCAGTGCAGGAGGCGCTTGACTTTGACCTGGACGCGATGACGTCCGGGTTCGGGTTCACGCCGTGGGCGGCTGACACGTGCCCTACCTTGGAGCAGCTGATGGCGTCGTCcgcgtcgccctcgccgtcgtcgtcgcttgatgacaacgcggcggcggcggaggaggagaacggtgaggtggaggaggaggaggagcggaggcggcagcggcggaaggTGTCGAACCGGCTGTCGGCGCGGCGGTCGCGGGCGCGGAAGCAGCAGCGGCTGGAGGAGCTGCGTGGGGAGAgcgcccgcctccgcgccgagAACCGGGAGCTGGCGGCCAGGCTGCACGCCGTGGCGCGCCACGGCCTCGCCGCGCGGTGCCAGAACGCGCGcctccgcgccgaggccgccgcgctcgcccgccgcctcctcgcgctcCAGCGGCTCGCCCGCGGCCGCCACATGATGAtcacggcgtcgccgccgccgccgccgcccaccgctcccggcgccgccgcagttCTCGCGTCGCTGATGGCGTAG
- the LOC127765033 gene encoding glycine-rich RNA-binding protein 2, mitochondrial-like, translated as MLEERKLFVAGLPQQTREGDLRGHFARYGEVVHTRVVLDMASGNSRGFGFVEFADEAATLRALADDEMPNHVFRGRKVMVMEDLLIIHVMLMEDQLDISMILWVLTIMLKIIAKLLLSTSIPQIPQRNDLLRQRRSWMGRR; from the exons ATGCTGGAAGAGAGGAAGCTGTTCGTGGCGGGCCTCCCGCAGCAGACGCGGGAGGGCGACCTGCGGGGCCACTTCGCCCGGTACGGCGAGGTGGTGCACACCCGGGTGGTGCTCGACATGGCCAGCGGCAACAGCCGCGGCTTCGGCTTCGTGGAGTtcgccgacgaggcggcgacTCTGAGGgcgctcgccgacgacgagatGCCCAACCACGTCTTCCGTGGCCGCAAG GTTATGGTTATGGAGGACCTATTGATTATTCATGTTATGCTTATGGAGGACCAATTGGACATCAGCATGATCTTGTGGGttcttactattatgctaaagATTATAGCAAAACTACTCCTATCGACCTCAATACCACAGATACCACAAAGAAATGACTTGCTG CGGCAGCGTCGGTCCTGGATGGGGCGGAGGTGA